Proteins encoded within one genomic window of Raineyella fluvialis:
- a CDS encoding acetolactate synthase large subunit, with the protein MEDTTATSTTTMLTGAQALVRALEHVGVDVMFGLPGGAILPAYDPLMDSHQIRHILCRHEQGAGHAAQGYAMTTGRVGVCMVTSGPGATNLVTPIADAMMDSVPMVAITGQVGSSMIGTDAFQEADIRGITMPITKHSFLVKKAEDIPIAIKEAFYIASSGRPGPVLVDITKDALTSSAPFEWPQEMDLPGYHPTTRPHHRQVKEAARLIAEARRPVLYVGGGVVKAQAGAELAELVELTGVPVVTTLMALGAFPDNHPLNFGMPGMHGKVAAVGALQQADLLIALGTRFDDRVTGRLDSFAPGAKVIHADIDPAEISKNRLADVPIVGDVREVLIDLNQTLRSEGQIADYTPWISYLTDMAGKYPLGWEEGLDRLSPQAVIKRIGEIAGPDAYYVAGVGQHQMWAAHFLPFQKPGHWLNSGGLGTMGYCVPAAMGAKVGQPDSVVWGIDGDGCFQMTNQELVTCALEGIPVKIAVINNESLGMVRQWQTLFYDARYSNTDLHSYRIPDFPKLAEAMGCVGLRAETPEEVDAVIEQAMAINDRPVVVEFVVHKDAMVWPMVASGTSNDDIKIARDMAPKWEEEEL; encoded by the coding sequence ATGGAGGACACGACCGCCACGTCCACCACAACGATGCTGACCGGCGCGCAGGCGCTCGTCCGCGCGTTGGAGCACGTCGGGGTAGACGTCATGTTCGGTCTGCCGGGTGGGGCCATCCTGCCGGCGTACGACCCCCTGATGGACTCCCACCAGATCCGTCACATCCTCTGCCGTCACGAGCAGGGTGCCGGCCATGCGGCCCAGGGCTACGCCATGACGACCGGCAGGGTCGGCGTCTGCATGGTGACCTCCGGCCCGGGCGCGACCAACCTGGTCACCCCCATCGCCGACGCGATGATGGACTCCGTCCCGATGGTCGCGATCACCGGCCAGGTGGGGTCGTCGATGATCGGCACCGACGCCTTCCAGGAAGCGGACATCCGGGGCATCACGATGCCGATCACCAAGCACAGCTTCCTCGTCAAGAAGGCCGAGGACATCCCGATCGCCATCAAGGAGGCGTTCTACATCGCCTCGTCCGGGCGACCGGGCCCGGTGCTGGTCGACATCACCAAGGACGCGCTGACGTCGAGCGCCCCGTTCGAGTGGCCCCAGGAGATGGACCTCCCGGGCTACCACCCGACCACCCGGCCGCATCACCGCCAGGTGAAGGAGGCGGCCCGCCTCATCGCCGAGGCACGCCGTCCGGTGCTGTACGTGGGGGGCGGTGTCGTCAAGGCCCAGGCCGGGGCGGAGCTGGCCGAACTCGTGGAGCTCACCGGGGTCCCCGTGGTCACCACCCTGATGGCTCTCGGCGCGTTCCCGGACAACCACCCGCTGAACTTCGGCATGCCGGGCATGCACGGCAAGGTCGCGGCCGTGGGCGCCCTCCAGCAGGCGGACCTGCTGATCGCCCTGGGCACCCGTTTCGACGACCGGGTCACTGGCCGGCTGGACTCCTTCGCCCCCGGTGCGAAGGTCATCCATGCCGACATCGACCCCGCGGAGATCTCCAAGAACCGCCTGGCGGATGTCCCCATCGTCGGTGACGTCCGGGAGGTGCTGATCGACCTGAACCAGACGCTGCGCAGCGAGGGGCAGATCGCCGACTACACCCCGTGGATCAGCTACCTCACTGACATGGCGGGCAAGTACCCGCTGGGCTGGGAGGAAGGTCTCGACCGTCTGTCCCCGCAGGCGGTGATCAAGCGGATCGGCGAGATCGCCGGACCGGACGCCTACTACGTGGCCGGGGTGGGCCAGCACCAGATGTGGGCGGCGCACTTCCTGCCGTTCCAGAAGCCGGGTCATTGGCTCAACTCCGGTGGTCTGGGCACGATGGGCTACTGCGTCCCCGCGGCGATGGGGGCGAAGGTCGGCCAGCCCGACTCCGTCGTGTGGGGCATCGACGGCGACGGTTGCTTCCAGATGACCAACCAGGAGCTCGTCACCTGTGCCCTCGAGGGCATCCCGGTCAAGATCGCCGTCATCAACAATGAGTCGCTCGGCATGGTGCGGCAGTGGCAGACGTTGTTCTACGACGCGCGCTACTCGAACACCGACCTGCACTCCTACCGCATCCCCGACTTCCCCAAGCTCGCCGAGGCGATGGGCTGCGTGGGGCTGCGGGCGGAGACACCCGAGGAGGTCGACGCGGTCATCGAGCAGGCGATGGCGATCAACGACCGTCCCGTGGTGGTGGAATTCGTCGTCCACAAGGACGCCATGGTGTGGCCGATGGTGGCCTCAGGCACCAGCAATGACGACATCAAGATCGCGCGCGACATGGCGCCGAAGTGGGAAGAGGAAGAACTGTGA
- the tenA gene encoding thiaminase II, with amino-acid sequence MSFTAELRDTYADLFEAFWSHPFFQGLLDATASKEAVVHYVGQDRQYLAAFLRCYGLGMAKAPDTDWTRFFLEGARIMLEEEPDAHRALVAHFGVDYDTSQAPRLAPTAQAYANHMELAGHDTLGVLMAALLPCQWSYAWATLRAYREETPGPDHPFRAWFAFYASEECQSLVAEYRTRIDALAAAAGPEERGRMERAFVDSMYYEVAFWQMAASGETWERLPSRVLEPRDAQ; translated from the coding sequence ATGTCGTTCACCGCTGAGCTGCGCGATACGTACGCCGACCTGTTCGAGGCCTTCTGGTCGCACCCGTTCTTCCAGGGCCTGCTCGACGCGACGGCCTCGAAGGAAGCGGTCGTCCACTATGTCGGGCAGGACCGGCAATACCTCGCCGCGTTCCTGCGCTGCTACGGCCTGGGCATGGCCAAGGCGCCGGACACGGACTGGACCCGCTTCTTCCTGGAGGGGGCCCGGATCATGCTCGAGGAGGAGCCGGACGCGCACCGCGCGTTGGTGGCGCACTTCGGCGTGGACTACGACACGAGTCAGGCGCCGCGGTTGGCACCGACGGCACAGGCGTACGCCAACCACATGGAGCTGGCCGGCCACGACACCCTCGGCGTGCTGATGGCCGCCCTCCTCCCCTGCCAGTGGAGCTACGCCTGGGCGACGCTGCGCGCCTACCGCGAGGAGACGCCGGGACCGGATCACCCCTTCCGGGCATGGTTCGCCTTCTACGCCTCCGAGGAGTGCCAGTCGCTGGTGGCGGAGTACCGGACCAGGATCGACGCCCTCGCCGCAGCCGCCGGGCCGGAGGAACGCGGCCGGATGGAGCGCGCGTTCGTCGACTCGATGTACTACGAGGTCGCGTTCTGGCAGATGGCGGCCTCAGGGGAGACGTGGGAACGTCTGCCGTCCCGGGTCCTGGAGCCGCGCGACGCCCAGTGA
- a CDS encoding glycosyltransferase 87 family protein, which yields METSADELNVAELPTEEKSVSRRVGRVLLEFGIPFVVAVLLVPFVITGGRLWPWEPAMIDLDVYRFGVQSLLSGQGIYDVLSPAWKLAYIYPPFAAIVMLPLALGPTWLWRLLWVALLVVAQQSVLRRCGVPRGLVLGLVGAAALVAVEPLRTTLGYGQVNTLLMALVVLDLLPDRRRRWPRGVGIGVAAAIKLFPALFGVFALFARRARMAWTSAAAFGVATVLGIIVLPAESLRFWTFQIPAGTSGPQYVGNQSLQGLTTRFFGMSLTARGLFAVLAAVVAVLAILVARYWWLTGHKVFALSLVGLATSLVSPLAWTHHFVWVLPLLVAVVTDDGLPVWVRRVGMFWGLWISIQLPLTILPYADNAAAHYSFWQNLVANVTPLVGLLLYIGLFVDLLRRPRGEAEARDREAQERRDPVTGTIPSAG from the coding sequence GTGGAGACGAGTGCCGACGAGCTGAACGTCGCCGAGCTGCCTACCGAGGAGAAGAGCGTGTCCCGGCGGGTCGGCCGAGTCCTGCTGGAGTTCGGTATCCCCTTCGTGGTGGCCGTGCTGCTCGTCCCGTTCGTGATCACGGGCGGGCGGCTGTGGCCGTGGGAGCCGGCGATGATCGACCTCGACGTCTACCGCTTCGGCGTGCAGTCGCTGCTGTCCGGCCAGGGCATCTACGACGTGCTGAGCCCCGCGTGGAAGCTGGCCTACATCTATCCGCCGTTCGCCGCGATCGTGATGCTGCCGTTGGCGCTCGGGCCGACCTGGCTGTGGCGTCTGCTGTGGGTCGCCCTGCTCGTGGTGGCCCAGCAGTCGGTGCTGCGGCGCTGCGGGGTGCCGCGCGGCCTGGTCCTCGGCCTGGTCGGCGCCGCCGCCCTGGTCGCCGTCGAGCCGCTGCGGACCACGCTCGGCTACGGTCAGGTGAACACCCTGCTGATGGCCCTGGTGGTCCTCGACCTGCTGCCGGACCGCCGCCGGCGCTGGCCCCGCGGTGTCGGCATCGGTGTCGCCGCGGCCATCAAGCTCTTCCCGGCCCTCTTCGGGGTGTTCGCGCTCTTCGCCCGGCGCGCCCGGATGGCGTGGACCAGTGCGGCCGCCTTCGGCGTGGCGACCGTGCTCGGCATCATCGTGCTGCCTGCCGAGAGCCTGCGGTTCTGGACCTTCCAGATCCCCGCGGGGACGTCCGGGCCGCAGTACGTGGGCAACCAGTCTCTCCAAGGGCTGACCACCCGCTTCTTCGGGATGAGCCTCACCGCACGGGGGCTCTTCGCCGTCCTCGCCGCCGTGGTCGCGGTGCTGGCGATCCTCGTGGCGCGCTACTGGTGGCTGACCGGGCACAAGGTCTTCGCCCTGTCACTGGTGGGCCTGGCCACGAGCCTGGTCTCCCCATTGGCCTGGACGCATCACTTCGTCTGGGTGCTGCCGCTCCTCGTGGCGGTGGTCACGGACGACGGGCTGCCCGTCTGGGTCCGCCGCGTCGGGATGTTCTGGGGCCTGTGGATCAGCATCCAGTTGCCGCTGACCATCCTCCCGTACGCCGACAACGCGGCGGCCCACTACAGCTTCTGGCAGAACCTCGTCGCCAACGTCACCCCGCTCGTCGGCCTCCTGCTCTACATCGGTCTGTTCGTCGATCTGCTCCGCCGGCCGCGTGGTGAGGCCGAGGCCAGGGATCGAGAGGCCCAGGAACGGCGAGATCCGGTAACCGGCACGATCCCCTCGGCGGGGTGA
- a CDS encoding NAD(P)-dependent oxidoreductase — MARIAWLPYADREEAEGHLGPLPDGIDVDFFTEDDCRDGEIRWPDSLAEVEFMVLPYLSGTTGLSRIAEMPRLRVVQSLLAGYEHLQPLVPEGVTLCTGAGIHDTATAELALALALANLRAIDVHARNGADPSLRWRRTIGRSLADRRATILGYGRIGTAIERRLDGFEAASITRVARRERAADVATGQPYVYPFEQLPGLLAATDVLFVTCPLTEQTEHLLDARALALLPDGALVVNVARGRVIDTDALLTECATGRLRAALDVTEPEPLPADHPLWTTPGVTITPHVGGWSEAFQPRADALIAAQLRRWADGEPLRNALPTTGTAR, encoded by the coding sequence ATGGCGCGTATCGCCTGGCTGCCGTACGCCGACCGCGAGGAGGCCGAGGGACATCTGGGTCCGCTCCCCGACGGCATCGACGTGGACTTCTTCACGGAGGACGACTGCCGCGACGGCGAGATCCGCTGGCCGGACTCGCTGGCCGAGGTGGAGTTCATGGTGCTGCCCTACCTCTCCGGTACCACGGGCCTGAGCCGGATCGCGGAGATGCCGCGCCTGCGGGTCGTCCAGTCGTTGTTGGCCGGCTACGAGCATCTGCAGCCACTGGTGCCGGAGGGCGTGACCCTGTGCACCGGCGCCGGCATCCATGACACCGCCACCGCCGAGCTCGCCCTCGCGCTGGCCCTGGCCAACCTGCGCGCCATCGACGTGCACGCGCGCAATGGGGCCGATCCGTCCCTGCGTTGGCGCCGGACCATCGGCCGTTCCCTCGCGGACCGTCGTGCGACGATCCTCGGCTACGGACGGATCGGGACGGCGATCGAGCGCCGGCTGGACGGATTCGAGGCGGCCTCGATCACCCGGGTGGCGCGGCGGGAACGTGCCGCCGACGTCGCCACCGGCCAGCCGTACGTGTACCCCTTCGAGCAGTTGCCCGGGTTGCTGGCGGCCACCGACGTGCTGTTCGTGACCTGCCCACTCACCGAGCAGACGGAGCACCTGCTGGATGCCCGGGCACTCGCCCTGTTGCCTGACGGCGCCTTGGTGGTCAATGTCGCCCGGGGACGGGTCATCGACACCGACGCCCTGCTCACCGAGTGCGCGACCGGCCGGCTGCGCGCCGCCCTCGATGTCACCGAGCCCGAGCCGCTGCCCGCGGACCACCCGCTCTGGACCACCCCCGGGGTGACGATCACCCCGCACGTGGGAGGCTGGTCCGAAGCCTTCCAACCCCGCGCGGATGCCTTGATCGCCGCCCAGCTGCGCCGCTGGGCCGACGGGGAACCGCTGCGGAACGCCCTGCCGACCACGGGGACCGCGCGGTGA
- the hisF gene encoding imidazole glycerol phosphate synthase subunit HisF, translating into MSVAIRVIPCLDVHDGRVVKGVNFRDLRDAGDPVELAALYGREGGDEVTFLDISASREGRETTRDVVRRTAETVFIPLTVGGGVSSVEDVDALLRTGADKVSINTAAIRRPEVIREITERFGNQVLVLSVDARREAGMPSGYGVTTHGGTTSAGIDALDWARQGVDLGAGEILLNSMDADGTTTGFDLQMLADVRRVVDVPLIASGGAGTVRHFVEAADAGADALLAASVFHFGTLSVGEVKDALAAAGHVVRRA; encoded by the coding sequence ATGAGTGTTGCCATCCGCGTCATCCCGTGCCTTGACGTGCACGACGGGCGCGTCGTCAAGGGAGTGAACTTCCGCGACCTGCGTGACGCCGGTGACCCGGTCGAGCTCGCCGCCCTGTACGGCCGGGAGGGCGGCGACGAGGTCACCTTCCTCGACATCTCCGCCTCACGCGAGGGTCGGGAGACGACCCGCGACGTCGTGCGCCGGACGGCGGAGACGGTCTTCATCCCGCTGACCGTCGGCGGCGGTGTCTCCTCCGTGGAGGACGTCGACGCCCTGCTGCGGACCGGCGCCGACAAGGTGTCGATCAACACCGCGGCGATCCGTCGGCCCGAGGTGATCCGGGAGATCACCGAGCGCTTCGGCAACCAGGTGCTCGTCCTGTCGGTCGACGCGCGCCGCGAGGCCGGGATGCCCTCCGGCTACGGCGTCACCACCCATGGCGGCACCACCTCGGCCGGTATCGACGCCCTGGACTGGGCCCGGCAGGGCGTCGACCTGGGCGCGGGCGAGATCCTGCTCAACTCGATGGACGCCGACGGCACCACGACCGGGTTCGACCTGCAGATGCTGGCCGACGTCCGTCGGGTCGTCGACGTACCGCTGATCGCCTCGGGCGGCGCCGGCACCGTACGCCACTTCGTGGAGGCCGCCGACGCGGGGGCCGACGCACTGCTCGCCGCCAGCGTCTTCCACTTCGGCACGCTGAGCGTCGGTGAGGTCAAGGACGCGCTGGCCGCCGCGGGCCACGTCGTCAGGAGGGCCTGA
- a CDS encoding DEAD/DEAH box helicase — protein sequence MASAEELSPAEAYARFRHHQAFPELRDFANGYGFDFDEYQVEACQAVEGGSGVLVAAPTGAGKTIVGEFAVHLALAQGRKAFYTTPIKALSNQKYNDLCERHGSDRVGLLTGDSSINSEAPVVVMTTEVLRNMMYAGSPTLRGLGFVVMDEVHYLADRFRGPVWEEIIIGLPDSVQLVCLSATVSNAEEFGGWLAEVRGEMEVVVSERRPVPLYQHVMVGNRLMDLFADVAPTADLEDRAATYDVNPALVRIAKEESRVVRDDSRRPRGRSGKGKRTSGTAQYGGGAAREHQERSRYRPAHRAEVVRVLERADLLPAIVFIFSRQGCDAAVRQLQAAHVHLTAPDEEAAILAIAQRHVQGFSPEDLQALGYELFLDGLLRGVAAHHAGVLPALKECIEECFEAGLIKVVFATETLALGINMPARSVVIEKLVKYNGEAHVDITPGEYTQLTGRAGRRRIDVEGHAVVIWQPGMDPRAVAGLASRRTYPLRSAFRPTYNMAVNMLNRMPRSQVRTVLELSFAQFQTDRSVVGLARRLARTTGDHDDLAAQAACDRGDFMEYARLREEIHLIETTAVKQDKAFRREETERLLTGLRPGDVLRVPSGRSQGWVVVLDNGHIDPQQGPRPTVMTVDRQVRRLSLTDFPSLPQVAGKVRVPKHFQSRDPSHRHSLAAALRQRLDQLDPTPQRTRTEGSLNDKERARIAELRDQLATHPCHTCPDREVHARWAEKALRAEKEARQLEHQVARRTRSIADRFDKICTVLGSLDYVRAAGTDDLEVTKEGRTLAQIYSEDDLVVAECIRDGAFDGLSAPQLAAVLSVFTYEPRKGDEHRSQRMPDLVTHEAYENVGRIARRIALVERDARLESGVELPPGFAQPAFDWCAGRPLAEVLGRGEMSAGDFVRWARLVIDLTDQVATAAGPGDLRDTCHEVRHRMQRGVVDAAISAPEDEDWDG from the coding sequence ATGGCATCAGCTGAGGAGCTTTCCCCGGCCGAGGCGTACGCCCGCTTCCGGCACCACCAGGCCTTCCCCGAACTCAGGGATTTCGCGAACGGGTACGGCTTCGATTTCGACGAGTACCAGGTCGAGGCCTGCCAGGCCGTCGAGGGGGGATCCGGCGTCCTGGTCGCCGCCCCCACCGGGGCCGGCAAGACGATCGTCGGCGAGTTCGCGGTCCATCTCGCCCTCGCCCAGGGGCGCAAGGCCTTCTACACGACCCCGATCAAGGCGCTGTCCAACCAGAAGTACAACGACCTGTGCGAGCGGCATGGCTCCGACCGGGTCGGCTTGCTGACCGGTGACTCCTCGATCAACTCCGAGGCACCGGTGGTCGTGATGACCACCGAGGTGCTCCGCAACATGATGTACGCCGGGTCGCCCACGCTGCGCGGCCTGGGCTTCGTGGTGATGGACGAGGTGCACTACCTCGCCGACCGGTTCCGTGGCCCGGTCTGGGAAGAGATCATCATCGGACTGCCGGATTCGGTCCAGCTCGTCTGTCTGTCCGCCACGGTGTCCAATGCCGAGGAGTTCGGCGGCTGGCTCGCCGAGGTCCGGGGGGAGATGGAGGTCGTCGTCTCCGAGCGTCGCCCGGTGCCCCTCTACCAGCACGTCATGGTGGGGAACCGGCTGATGGACCTCTTCGCGGATGTGGCGCCGACCGCGGACCTGGAGGACCGGGCCGCCACCTACGACGTCAACCCGGCCCTCGTACGGATCGCCAAGGAGGAGTCCCGCGTCGTCCGGGACGACTCGCGGCGCCCGCGGGGCAGATCCGGCAAGGGCAAGCGGACTTCCGGCACGGCTCAGTACGGCGGCGGCGCCGCCCGCGAGCACCAGGAACGCTCCCGCTACCGGCCGGCCCACCGAGCCGAAGTCGTCCGGGTCCTGGAACGGGCGGACCTGTTGCCCGCGATCGTCTTCATCTTCTCGCGACAGGGCTGTGACGCCGCCGTCCGGCAACTCCAGGCGGCGCACGTGCACCTCACCGCGCCCGACGAGGAGGCGGCGATCCTCGCCATCGCGCAGCGCCACGTCCAGGGATTCAGTCCCGAGGACCTGCAGGCGCTCGGCTACGAACTCTTCCTCGACGGATTGCTGCGCGGTGTCGCCGCCCACCACGCGGGCGTCCTGCCGGCACTCAAGGAATGCATCGAGGAGTGCTTCGAGGCAGGGTTGATCAAGGTGGTCTTCGCCACCGAGACGCTCGCGCTCGGCATCAACATGCCCGCCCGGTCGGTGGTCATCGAGAAGCTGGTCAAGTACAACGGCGAGGCCCACGTCGACATCACGCCGGGGGAGTACACCCAGCTGACCGGCCGCGCCGGGCGCCGCCGCATCGACGTCGAGGGCCATGCCGTGGTGATCTGGCAGCCGGGCATGGACCCCCGCGCCGTCGCCGGCCTGGCGAGCCGGCGGACCTACCCGCTGCGCTCGGCGTTCCGGCCGACGTACAACATGGCCGTCAACATGCTCAACCGGATGCCGCGCTCCCAGGTGCGTACGGTCCTGGAGCTGTCGTTCGCCCAGTTCCAGACCGACCGGTCCGTCGTCGGCCTCGCCCGCCGACTGGCTCGCACCACCGGCGACCACGACGACCTCGCAGCCCAGGCCGCCTGCGATCGGGGCGACTTCATGGAGTACGCCCGCCTGCGCGAGGAGATCCACCTGATCGAGACCACCGCCGTCAAGCAGGACAAGGCGTTCCGCCGCGAGGAGACCGAGCGGCTGCTCACCGGCCTGCGTCCCGGCGACGTCCTCCGGGTCCCCAGCGGCCGCTCGCAGGGATGGGTCGTCGTCCTCGACAACGGCCACATCGACCCGCAGCAGGGGCCGCGCCCGACCGTCATGACCGTGGACCGGCAGGTGCGCCGGCTCTCGCTGACCGACTTCCCGTCCCTCCCGCAGGTGGCCGGCAAGGTACGCGTCCCGAAGCACTTCCAGTCCCGGGACCCTTCGCACCGCCACAGCCTGGCGGCCGCCCTGCGCCAGCGACTCGACCAGTTGGACCCGACCCCACAGCGGACCCGGACCGAGGGATCGCTGAACGACAAGGAGCGGGCTCGGATCGCGGAGCTGCGCGACCAACTCGCCACGCACCCCTGCCACACCTGTCCCGACCGTGAGGTGCACGCCCGCTGGGCCGAGAAGGCACTCAGGGCGGAGAAGGAGGCGCGCCAGCTCGAGCACCAGGTCGCCCGCCGCACCCGTTCCATCGCCGATCGTTTCGACAAGATCTGTACCGTCCTGGGTTCCCTCGACTATGTCCGGGCCGCCGGCACCGACGACCTCGAGGTGACCAAGGAGGGCCGCACGCTGGCCCAGATCTACTCCGAGGACGATCTGGTGGTGGCTGAATGCATCCGCGACGGCGCCTTCGACGGCCTCAGCGCCCCCCAGCTGGCCGCAGTGCTCTCGGTCTTCACCTACGAGCCGCGCAAGGGCGACGAGCACCGCTCGCAGCGGATGCCGGACCTGGTGACCCACGAGGCGTACGAGAACGTGGGCCGGATCGCCCGGCGGATCGCGCTGGTGGAGCGGGACGCCCGGCTGGAGTCCGGTGTCGAGCTGCCGCCGGGGTTCGCTCAGCCGGCCTTCGACTGGTGCGCGGGCCGCCCGCTGGCCGAGGTCCTCGGCCGTGGCGAGATGAGCGCCGGGGACTTCGTCCGCTGGGCCCGACTGGTGATCGACCTGACCGACCAGGTCGCGACGGCCGCAGGCCCAGGCGACCTCCGCGACACCTGCCACGAGGTGCGCCACCGGATGCAGCGCGGGGTCGTCGATGCGGCGATCTCGGCACCCGAGGACGAGGACTGGGACGGCTAG
- a CDS encoding diacylglycerol/lipid kinase family protein — MTEDAAVLTLVVNPSAGLGRARKLLPKVVTELVTSLPGVDVRVHLAANFAEAAAHCRRAVAAARPGEGDRRPDALLVMGGDGMMHLGADACAGTPVPLGLIPAGTGNDSCRGLGLPPANPVAAARLVVRGATRRIDLASVRGCLVDRGATGKSLEHVVSVVSTGFDALVNLRANRTSFPRGRLRYAWSATVQLAQFEPLPYRLVIDGERRDVPAILVAVGNAGYVGGGMAICPDADVTDGLLDLTIVHPVSRGTFIRLLPALFTGAFVRDPAVEQLRAREVVIDGDGLYGMADGDELGPVPLTVTAVPDALTIFTPAPRALSGRHRR, encoded by the coding sequence GTGACTGAGGACGCGGCGGTCCTGACGCTGGTCGTCAATCCCAGTGCCGGCCTCGGCCGGGCGCGGAAGTTGCTGCCCAAGGTCGTCACCGAATTGGTCACCTCGTTGCCCGGCGTGGATGTCCGCGTGCACCTCGCGGCCAATTTCGCCGAGGCGGCCGCGCACTGTCGGCGTGCCGTCGCGGCCGCCCGTCCGGGCGAGGGGGACCGCCGTCCCGACGCCCTGCTCGTGATGGGCGGTGACGGGATGATGCACCTCGGCGCGGACGCCTGCGCCGGGACCCCGGTGCCGTTAGGACTCATCCCCGCCGGAACCGGTAACGACTCCTGCCGAGGGCTGGGTCTGCCGCCGGCGAACCCGGTGGCCGCCGCGCGCCTCGTCGTCCGTGGCGCCACCCGGCGGATCGACCTGGCGAGCGTACGCGGCTGTCTGGTCGACCGCGGTGCGACGGGGAAGAGCTTGGAGCACGTGGTCTCGGTCGTCTCGACCGGCTTCGACGCGTTGGTGAACCTGCGCGCGAACCGGACGAGCTTTCCCCGTGGACGGCTTCGCTACGCCTGGTCGGCCACCGTGCAATTGGCGCAGTTCGAACCACTCCCGTACCGGCTCGTCATCGACGGCGAGCGGCGCGACGTCCCGGCCATCCTCGTCGCCGTCGGCAACGCCGGTTACGTCGGCGGGGGGATGGCCATCTGTCCCGATGCCGACGTCACCGACGGGCTGCTCGATCTGACCATCGTTCATCCCGTCAGCAGGGGGACCTTCATCCGGCTCCTGCCGGCGTTGTTCACGGGCGCCTTCGTCCGTGACCCGGCGGTGGAGCAGCTCCGGGCCCGCGAGGTCGTCATCGACGGCGACGGCCTGTATGGGATGGCGGACGGCGACGAGTTGGGCCCGGTGCCGCTCACGGTCACCGCGGTCCCTGATGCGCTGACCATCTTCACCCCGGCCCCGCGCGCCCTCTCCGGTCGGCACCGGCGCTGA
- the tatC gene encoding twin-arginine translocase subunit TatC — protein sequence MANWLDPARSASADDAGPAVAAPQEAPVKKRRLAWLRPPAISEDGRMTLVDHFRELRYRVIMIVVLILIGMAVTAFFYNDLYEFLLRPYLRAVQELNRSRPDQQVMVVNAGVAAPMTLAIKIVAIAGTVVSSPFWLYQIWAFIVPGLLAKERRWTLGFIGAGVPLFLSGVALGYWVLPKGLVVLLGFTPQNSPVANMVEMVPFLTFMIQIMLVFGVAFLLPVVIVALDFAGVITGAQLAAVRSYSIVGIFIFAAVASPSTDPISMLALAVPMSVLYVVAEIICRVNDRRRAGRLAAAEAAEVESGTGTAGD from the coding sequence CGGACGATGCCGGACCGGCCGTGGCGGCCCCGCAGGAGGCGCCGGTGAAGAAGCGGCGCCTCGCCTGGCTGCGTCCTCCCGCCATTTCCGAGGACGGCCGGATGACGCTGGTCGATCACTTCCGGGAGCTCCGCTACCGGGTGATCATGATCGTCGTCCTGATCCTCATCGGCATGGCCGTGACGGCGTTCTTCTACAACGACCTGTACGAGTTCCTGCTGAGGCCGTACCTGCGTGCCGTCCAGGAGCTCAACCGGAGCCGACCCGACCAGCAGGTCATGGTCGTCAACGCCGGTGTGGCGGCCCCGATGACCCTGGCCATCAAGATCGTCGCCATCGCCGGCACCGTGGTGAGCAGTCCCTTCTGGCTCTACCAGATCTGGGCGTTCATCGTGCCGGGCCTGCTGGCGAAGGAACGCCGCTGGACTCTCGGGTTCATCGGCGCCGGTGTCCCGCTCTTCCTGTCGGGCGTCGCGCTGGGCTACTGGGTGCTGCCCAAGGGCCTGGTGGTCCTGCTGGGGTTCACCCCGCAGAACTCGCCGGTCGCGAACATGGTGGAGATGGTGCCGTTCCTGACCTTCATGATCCAGATCATGCTGGTCTTCGGGGTGGCGTTCCTGCTGCCCGTGGTGATCGTCGCGCTCGACTTCGCGGGGGTGATCACCGGCGCCCAGTTGGCGGCCGTACGGTCGTACTCGATCGTGGGGATCTTCATCTTCGCCGCCGTCGCCTCACCGTCGACGGACCCGATCTCGATGCTCGCCCTGGCCGTGCCGATGAGCGTGCTCTACGTCGTGGCCGAGATCATCTGCCGGGTCAATGACAGACGCCGGGCCGGTCGGCTCGCCGCGGCGGAGGCCGCCGAGGTGGAGTCCGGCACGGGGACGGCCGGTGACTGA